The Nitrospira sp. genome has a segment encoding these proteins:
- a CDS encoding isoprenyl transferase produces the protein MNKSQVANTDQLSETDLLGLIDRATLPAHIAIIMDGNGRWAELRGLPRSAGHTEGAKSVREIIILCGELGIKALTIYAFSQENWKRPALETNALMMLLEQYLQREIDALIEHGVRFRAIGQIDNLPSSAFTWVRKVERSTAHLDKLHLTVALSYGGRSEIVSAVSQLAQDCVDGKLQPESINESVLEQYLSTHGLPDPDLLIRTSGEARISNFLLWQLAYTEMYFTPTLWPDFRRREALLALLAYQKRDRRFGGRPSEPSSSSPR, from the coding sequence ATGAACAAGAGCCAGGTGGCCAATACCGACCAGTTGTCAGAAACCGACCTGCTCGGGCTGATCGACCGCGCGACATTGCCCGCACACATTGCCATCATTATGGACGGCAACGGCCGGTGGGCCGAGTTGCGCGGCCTGCCGCGCAGTGCCGGCCACACGGAAGGGGCCAAATCTGTCCGTGAGATAATTATCCTGTGCGGCGAGCTCGGCATCAAGGCCCTGACGATCTATGCCTTCTCGCAGGAGAACTGGAAACGGCCGGCTCTTGAAACCAACGCCCTGATGATGTTGCTGGAACAATATCTCCAACGTGAAATCGACGCGCTCATCGAGCACGGCGTCCGATTCCGCGCCATCGGCCAGATCGACAACCTACCCTCCTCAGCGTTTACCTGGGTCCGTAAGGTCGAGCGCAGCACAGCGCATTTAGACAAACTGCATCTAACCGTCGCCCTGAGCTACGGCGGCCGCTCCGAAATCGTGAGCGCGGTCTCCCAACTAGCCCAGGACTGCGTCGACGGCAAGTTGCAGCCAGAATCCATCAACGAATCAGTGCTTGAGCAGTATCTCTCGACGCATGGCCTTCCCGATCCCGATCTCTTGATCCGCACCAGCGGGGAAGCCCGCATCAGTAATTTTCTTCTCTGGCAGTTAGCCTATACCGAGATGTATTTCACACCCACGCTGTGGCCGGATTTCCGCCGGCGCGAGGCGCTGCTGGCACTGCTGGCCTATCAGAAACGTGACCGGCGGTTCGGAGGACGCCCCTCCGAGCCCTCTTCCTCGAGCCCAAGGTGA
- the tldD gene encoding metalloprotease TldD, with amino-acid sequence MSTQAHTELTAFGLTEQDVQHALGVVKVRDVDYADLYFESCLSESVSMEEGIVKRAVKSVSQGAGVRATAGEKTGFAYSDELTRRDLELAAGTARYIAQSPQGDRPVPVTHRARPTRDLYPVPQAQAEVATPERVALLNLVDAEARGYDPRIKNVMASISTEYKTVVVATTDGTLVGDVQPLSRLQVTCIAEQNGNRQMGTFGGGGRMAFSYYLDGERYKHFAREAARQAILNLSAIEAPAGVMPVVLGGGWPGILLHEAIGHGLEADFNRRKTSAFSNLLGKRVASDVCTIVDDGTLPFRRGSLNMDDEGTPTSRTVLIEQGILRGYITDKLNARLLGMPLTGNGRRESFQSIPLPRMTNTFMLAGQSDPQDILRSIKRGLYAVSFGGGQVDITNGKFVFSASEAYLIEDGKITKPVKGATLIGSGPEVLTKVSMVGHDLKLDEGIGTCGKDGQSVPVGVGLPTIRVDEITVGGTQG; translated from the coding sequence ATGTCGACTCAAGCTCATACCGAACTGACGGCCTTCGGCCTCACTGAACAGGATGTCCAGCATGCCCTGGGCGTCGTGAAAGTGCGGGACGTGGACTATGCCGATCTCTATTTTGAGTCCTGCCTCTCCGAGTCCGTATCCATGGAAGAGGGGATCGTCAAGCGCGCCGTGAAAAGCGTCTCGCAGGGGGCCGGCGTGCGCGCTACGGCCGGCGAAAAAACCGGCTTTGCCTATTCAGACGAACTGACCAGGCGCGATCTCGAGCTGGCGGCCGGCACGGCGCGGTACATCGCGCAATCGCCGCAGGGTGACCGACCGGTCCCAGTCACGCATCGGGCTCGCCCCACGCGCGATCTCTATCCCGTACCCCAGGCGCAGGCGGAAGTGGCCACGCCGGAGCGGGTGGCGTTGCTTAATCTGGTTGACGCTGAGGCGCGCGGGTACGACCCGCGCATTAAAAATGTCATGGCCTCGATTAGCACGGAATACAAGACGGTGGTGGTAGCCACGACGGACGGCACGCTGGTCGGTGACGTGCAGCCCTTGTCGCGCCTGCAAGTGACCTGCATCGCTGAGCAGAACGGCAATCGCCAGATGGGCACCTTTGGCGGTGGCGGGCGGATGGCGTTTTCGTATTACCTCGACGGGGAGCGGTACAAGCATTTTGCGCGCGAGGCGGCTCGACAGGCCATTCTCAATTTGAGCGCGATTGAGGCGCCGGCCGGCGTCATGCCAGTGGTGCTGGGCGGCGGGTGGCCGGGAATTCTGCTTCACGAAGCGATCGGTCATGGATTGGAAGCGGACTTCAACCGCCGCAAGACCTCGGCCTTTTCGAATCTGCTGGGCAAGCGCGTGGCCTCAGACGTCTGCACAATTGTGGACGACGGGACGCTCCCATTCCGGCGTGGCTCGCTCAACATGGACGACGAAGGCACGCCCACCAGCCGGACGGTGTTGATCGAACAGGGCATTCTGCGCGGCTACATCACGGATAAACTCAATGCACGGCTGCTGGGCATGCCGCTCACGGGCAACGGTCGGCGTGAGAGTTTCCAGAGTATACCGCTGCCGCGCATGACTAACACGTTCATGTTAGCCGGCCAGTCAGATCCCCAGGACATTCTTCGCTCGATCAAACGCGGCTTGTATGCTGTCTCGTTCGGCGGTGGGCAAGTAGACATCACAAACGGCAAGTTTGTGTTCTCAGCCAGCGAAGCCTATCTGATCGAAGATGGCAAGATTACAAAGCCGGTGAAGGGCGCGACGCTCATCGGCAGCGGACCCGAGGTGCTGACGAAAGTCTCCATGGTTGGCCATGACCTGAAGCTGGATGAAGGCATTGGGACGTGCGGTAAGGACGGACAGTCGGTCCCGGTCGGCGTGGGATTGCCGACGATTCGTGTGGATGAAATCACTGTCGGAGGCACGCAGGGATGA
- a CDS encoding TldD/PmbA family protein yields the protein MSAPLPAAQDYAQLAADLLGVAKQRGATAADVIVADSRNLSVQVRLSAVDRLTKAREKRLGLRVFFGKRSASTSTSDFSPASLEQLVADTCVLAQAVVEDPVSGLPVGDVFAKDSPELELYDATELGTDEHIAQAKRAEAAALGADPRITNSEGSEFNSSNGRIVLANSQGFVGTYRSSSFSISVSPVATDPTTGGMQRDSWYAVQRAYGRLDSPESVGQEAARRTVRRLGARKVPTNKVPVIFDQDMAAGLMGNLCAAVSGYALYKGASFLLGQLGQKIAPEMVTVYDDGRMFRGLGSRPFDGEGLPTRKTTVVERGVLKSYLLDTYSGKKLGLASTGNASRSVGDSPTVGATNFYLVPGAVAPAEIIRSVKRGLYVTELIGFGINMVTGDYSRGAAGFWIENGELAYPVEEITVAGNLKQIFQDIELIGNDLQFRGRIACPTLKIREMTVAGK from the coding sequence ATGAGCGCACCACTGCCGGCCGCACAGGATTACGCGCAACTGGCTGCAGATCTGCTCGGCGTGGCCAAACAACGCGGCGCGACCGCGGCTGACGTGATCGTGGCTGACAGCCGCAATCTCTCTGTGCAGGTCCGGCTTTCCGCAGTGGACCGGCTGACCAAGGCGCGCGAAAAGCGGTTGGGACTGCGCGTATTTTTCGGTAAGCGGTCGGCCAGCACCTCGACATCCGATTTTTCACCAGCGTCGCTCGAACAGTTGGTGGCCGACACCTGCGTCCTCGCGCAGGCAGTTGTGGAGGATCCGGTTTCAGGCTTGCCGGTTGGGGACGTGTTCGCAAAGGACAGCCCTGAGTTGGAGCTCTACGACGCCACTGAACTGGGAACAGACGAGCACATTGCACAGGCCAAGCGGGCCGAAGCGGCGGCGTTGGGCGCCGATCCGCGGATCACAAATTCCGAAGGCTCGGAGTTCAATTCATCGAACGGCCGCATTGTGCTTGCAAACAGCCAGGGCTTTGTCGGGACCTATCGCAGTTCAAGCTTTTCGATATCCGTCTCGCCGGTAGCGACAGACCCGACCACGGGCGGTATGCAGCGCGATTCATGGTATGCCGTGCAGCGGGCCTATGGGCGACTGGACAGCCCGGAGTCGGTCGGACAGGAGGCGGCCCGGCGAACCGTTCGTCGGTTGGGGGCCCGCAAAGTCCCGACCAACAAAGTGCCGGTGATTTTTGATCAGGACATGGCCGCCGGCCTGATGGGCAATCTCTGCGCAGCCGTGTCCGGATACGCGCTTTATAAAGGCGCCTCGTTTTTGCTCGGGCAATTGGGCCAGAAGATCGCACCAGAGATGGTCACAGTCTATGATGACGGGCGGATGTTTCGCGGGCTCGGATCGCGCCCCTTCGATGGCGAGGGCCTGCCAACGCGCAAGACCACGGTTGTCGAGCGGGGTGTATTGAAGAGCTATTTGCTGGACACCTATTCGGGGAAAAAGCTGGGGCTGGCATCAACCGGCAATGCGTCACGCAGTGTGGGCGACAGTCCGACAGTCGGCGCGACGAATTTTTATCTGGTGCCAGGGGCGGTGGCGCCGGCCGAGATCATCCGGTCCGTAAAGCGCGGGCTCTACGTCACGGAGCTCATCGGATTCGGTATCAACATGGTAACAGGCGATTATTCGCGTGGCGCGGCAGGCTTCTGGATTGAAAACGGCGAACTGGCCTATCCCGTTGAGGAGATCACCGTCGCCGGAAATCTGAAGCAGATCTTCCAGGATATCGAGCTGATCGGTAACGATTTGCAATTCCGCGGCCGCATCGCATGTCCCACGCTCAAAATCCGAGAAATGACGGTGGCGGGCAAGTAA
- the rseP gene encoding RIP metalloprotease RseP has product MTFNLLAWSPDMMLAIAQKAFWFFIVLGVLIAFHEFGHFLMARWVGVRVLKFSLGFGPKVVGRQIGETEYLISAIPLGGYVKLFGEEESDASTPEEQRRSFAHQNLWSKVLIVFGGPGFNFLLAYLIFTGWLAIGAPLFVPTFKDLTPDIEAVKPGSPAAAVGIVPGDRVMRVNETDISTRAELFDAVAKSKGKALTLDVRRGTQIKTIVVTPDSTPVNENGKDVIVYSLGIEETAPLITAVMNGSPAMAAGLKEGDRLVAIDGQTIHTWAQMTGLVKESPNKSLRFDVNRNGQTVTLTVTPASEKAQINGHTVEIGKIGVSGPGRSLIRASHPLLAAWYGIEATWGWTELTTVGIYKMIAGEISSKNIGGPLTIASISGEAGAQGMSSVVFLIAILSINLGVLNLLPIPILDGGHLLFFFIEAVIRKPLGERQREIAQQVGLVLLLVLMVFAFWNDIERLIAR; this is encoded by the coding sequence ATGACTTTTAATTTACTTGCCTGGTCCCCGGACATGATGCTGGCCATCGCCCAGAAGGCTTTCTGGTTCTTTATCGTCCTTGGTGTCCTCATTGCCTTCCACGAATTTGGTCATTTCCTGATGGCTCGCTGGGTTGGTGTACGCGTCCTGAAATTCTCGCTTGGCTTCGGCCCGAAAGTGGTCGGCCGGCAGATCGGTGAAACGGAATACTTGATTTCTGCCATTCCCCTGGGCGGCTACGTCAAGCTATTCGGCGAGGAGGAAAGCGACGCCTCCACCCCTGAAGAGCAGCGCCGGTCGTTCGCGCACCAGAACCTCTGGAGCAAGGTGCTCATTGTCTTTGGGGGGCCAGGCTTCAACTTCCTGTTGGCCTATCTAATCTTCACCGGATGGCTGGCCATCGGCGCACCGCTGTTTGTCCCCACATTCAAGGACCTCACACCAGACATCGAAGCCGTGAAACCCGGCTCGCCGGCCGCTGCTGTCGGCATTGTTCCAGGTGACCGCGTCATGCGCGTAAACGAGACGGATATTTCAACTCGTGCCGAACTGTTCGACGCCGTAGCCAAGAGTAAAGGCAAGGCCCTGACCCTTGACGTCCGACGAGGCACTCAGATTAAAACCATTGTCGTGACGCCGGATAGCACGCCTGTTAACGAGAACGGCAAAGACGTCATCGTCTACTCGCTTGGCATCGAGGAAACCGCACCGCTGATCACTGCCGTCATGAACGGCTCGCCAGCCATGGCCGCTGGGTTGAAGGAAGGCGACCGCCTTGTCGCCATTGACGGGCAGACCATCCACACCTGGGCTCAGATGACCGGTCTGGTAAAAGAGAGCCCGAACAAGTCGCTCCGGTTCGACGTAAACCGCAACGGGCAGACCGTGACGCTCACGGTCACGCCGGCCTCAGAGAAGGCTCAGATCAATGGGCACACGGTCGAGATCGGGAAGATCGGTGTCTCTGGACCCGGCCGGTCGCTCATCCGCGCGTCCCACCCCCTACTGGCCGCTTGGTATGGGATCGAAGCCACGTGGGGCTGGACGGAGTTGACCACCGTCGGCATCTATAAAATGATCGCCGGCGAGATTTCCAGCAAGAATATCGGCGGACCGCTCACGATCGCGAGCATTTCCGGGGAGGCCGGTGCGCAGGGCATGTCCAGTGTGGTGTTTTTGATCGCCATTTTGAGCATCAATCTGGGCGTACTGAATCTCCTCCCGATCCCGATCCTGGACGGCGGACATCTGCTTTTCTTCTTCATCGAAGCCGTGATCCGCAAGCCACTGGGCGAACGCCAGCGCGAGATCGCCCAGCAGGTCGGGCTGGTCCTGCTGCTCGTCCTCATGGTCTTCGCCTTCTGGAACGACATCGAGCGGCTGATCGCCCGCTGA
- a CDS encoding dienelactone hydrolase family protein, which yields MLNLKDMMVEYSSEDVKIRAYLVGEQGGVKRPAIIVVQEWWGLNEHIKDVARRYAQQGYVVIAPDLYSRFGNTVVPNGNSDEAGRLMSALKQEDGLKDLKATVAYLKTVPEVDAARIGVTGFCMGGSYALMLACVSRDIKAAVPFYGQVPSPDAALQNLAAPVLYIYGEEDGWITKTDVQRLAGALKKYNKVGEIKTYPGAPHAFFNDTRTDVFRPAEAQDAWERSIVFFQKHLG from the coding sequence ATGTTGAATCTCAAAGACATGATGGTCGAATACTCCAGTGAAGACGTGAAGATCCGGGCCTACCTGGTCGGTGAGCAGGGCGGGGTAAAGCGCCCCGCGATCATCGTGGTGCAGGAGTGGTGGGGATTGAATGAGCATATAAAGGATGTCGCGCGGCGGTATGCTCAGCAGGGGTACGTCGTGATTGCGCCGGATTTGTATTCCCGGTTTGGCAACACGGTCGTGCCCAATGGTAATTCGGACGAGGCGGGCCGGCTGATGAGCGCGTTGAAGCAGGAAGACGGGCTGAAGGATCTCAAGGCGACCGTGGCCTATTTAAAGACGGTTCCGGAAGTGGATGCAGCGCGCATCGGCGTGACCGGCTTTTGCATGGGTGGCTCCTACGCGCTGATGCTGGCCTGTGTGTCCCGGGACATCAAGGCCGCAGTGCCGTTTTACGGCCAGGTACCCAGCCCTGACGCGGCGCTGCAGAACCTGGCGGCGCCGGTCCTCTATATCTATGGCGAGGAGGACGGCTGGATCACGAAAACGGACGTACAGCGGCTGGCAGGTGCGCTGAAGAAGTACAACAAAGTTGGGGAAATCAAAACCTATCCGGGTGCGCCGCATGCCTTCTTCAACGATACGCGTACTGATGTGTTCAGGCCGGCGGAAGCGCAGGACGCGTGGGAGCGTTCGATCGTGTTTTTTCAAAAGCATCTGGGATGA
- a CDS encoding 1-deoxy-D-xylulose-5-phosphate reductoisomerase codes for MKKIIVLGSTGSIGTSTLDIVGKFPGEFQVVGLTAATKDVLLEDQIRIFKPKKVALSDPAAVARLRTRCAGLPIEILEGSTGVADVASMPEGELVISAIVGGAGLVPTLAAIRTGKHVALANKEPMVMAGQLMQDEAKKHRVRIFPVDSEHSAIFQSMEGHRREDIRRLVLTASGGPLWNMPKDQMQHVKPEQALQHPNWKMGAKITIDSATMMNKGLEVVEARWLFDMPAEQIEVLVHRESVIHSMVEYKDGSVIAQLGLPDMRTPISYAMKYPARVPLELPPLDLASIGKLTFFQPDHDRFPCLQLGYDALKIGGTMPAVLNAANEIAVAAYLQNGISFLDIAAIIRGTMDAHTLRQVHTLDDALEADRWAREQASGRVHTLAGNG; via the coding sequence ATGAAAAAGATCATTGTTCTCGGGTCCACCGGATCGATTGGAACCAGCACGCTCGACATCGTCGGAAAATTTCCTGGAGAATTTCAGGTGGTGGGGCTGACGGCCGCCACCAAAGACGTCCTGCTTGAAGACCAAATCAGAATATTCAAGCCAAAGAAAGTGGCGCTCTCGGATCCGGCGGCCGTTGCCCGCCTGCGCACCCGCTGCGCAGGCCTGCCTATCGAGATTCTTGAAGGCTCCACGGGTGTGGCGGACGTCGCATCCATGCCTGAGGGCGAACTGGTGATTTCCGCCATCGTCGGCGGCGCCGGCCTCGTGCCCACGCTGGCCGCCATCCGCACCGGCAAGCACGTGGCCCTCGCCAACAAGGAGCCGATGGTTATGGCCGGGCAATTGATGCAGGACGAGGCCAAGAAACATCGTGTCCGGATTTTTCCTGTGGACAGCGAGCATAGCGCGATTTTTCAATCTATGGAAGGCCACCGCCGCGAGGACATCCGCCGGCTGGTGCTCACCGCCTCCGGCGGGCCGCTCTGGAATATGCCCAAGGACCAGATGCAGCACGTGAAACCCGAACAGGCCCTCCAGCATCCAAACTGGAAAATGGGCGCCAAGATCACCATCGACTCTGCTACGATGATGAATAAGGGGCTGGAGGTCGTAGAGGCTCGCTGGCTCTTCGACATGCCGGCCGAACAGATCGAAGTTCTCGTGCACCGGGAGAGCGTGATCCACTCCATGGTCGAGTACAAGGACGGCTCGGTCATTGCGCAACTGGGCCTACCCGACATGCGCACGCCGATCTCCTATGCCATGAAATACCCGGCACGGGTGCCGCTGGAGCTGCCTCCGCTGGACCTGGCCAGTATCGGCAAGCTGACCTTCTTCCAGCCGGACCACGACCGCTTCCCCTGCCTGCAGCTTGGCTACGACGCGCTGAAGATCGGCGGCACTATGCCCGCCGTCCTCAACGCGGCTAACGAAATCGCGGTTGCCGCGTATCTCCAAAACGGTATCAGCTTTCTGGACATCGCAGCGATCATCCGCGGCACGATGGACGCCCACACTCTCCGGCAGGTCCACACGCTCGACGACGCCTTGGAGGCCGACCGCTGGGCCCGCGAGCAGGCGAGCGGCCGCGTCCACACGCTTGCCGGGAATGGGTAA
- a CDS encoding ester cyclase: protein MISSRLKEKIDAIFKAHMDAELAGDLDRTLATMAPQPHLVNVPTMVGGQGPLGVRTFYAKRLIGQFFPPDVTFETVSRTYSDERLVDELIISFTHTHKIDWMLPGVKPTGKRVEAVFVVIVGIQNDKVAYEHIHWDQASVLVQLGLLNPTGLPVTGAGAAAKLRKPHLPDPFFHEG, encoded by the coding sequence GTGATTTCTTCAAGGTTGAAAGAGAAAATCGACGCAATCTTTAAAGCGCACATGGATGCAGAACTGGCGGGCGATCTTGATCGGACACTCGCCACCATGGCCCCGCAACCGCATCTTGTGAACGTGCCAACGATGGTGGGGGGGCAAGGGCCTCTAGGTGTTCGGACGTTCTATGCTAAGCGCCTCATCGGCCAGTTCTTCCCCCCTGATGTTACCTTTGAAACCGTCTCTCGTACCTACAGCGACGAGCGGCTTGTTGATGAACTGATTATCTCGTTTACGCACACCCACAAGATCGATTGGATGCTTCCGGGGGTCAAGCCCACGGGTAAACGGGTCGAGGCTGTCTTTGTCGTGATCGTCGGCATTCAGAACGACAAGGTGGCCTATGAACATATTCACTGGGACCAGGCCAGTGTGTTGGTGCAGCTGGGCCTACTGAATCCGACGGGGCTTCCGGTTACCGGCGCTGGTGCCGCGGCCAAATTGAGAAAACCCCACTTACCTGACCCGTTTTTTCACGAAGGCTAA
- a CDS encoding uracil-DNA glycosylase, which translates to MSLQELNTSLHNCQRCKLATMGRTQVVFGTGNPNASIMFVGEAPGSNEDQKGEPFVGAAGKILDKLLESAGLSRSQVYIANVIKCRPPNNRDPEPDEVETCKPFLLQQIAEIKPALVCTLGNWATQTILEKKVPITKVKGQAIQLDRFVVFPLLHPAAALHQGNLLGTLKEDFNKLKAYLDRQQAPTPVPPSSPPSAILPPPSQMDLFGA; encoded by the coding sequence ATGTCGCTTCAGGAACTAAACACCTCCCTTCACAATTGCCAGCGCTGCAAGCTCGCGACGATGGGTCGGACGCAGGTGGTGTTCGGCACGGGTAACCCGAATGCGTCGATCATGTTCGTGGGCGAGGCGCCGGGGTCTAATGAAGATCAAAAGGGCGAGCCGTTCGTAGGCGCAGCGGGCAAAATCCTGGACAAGCTGTTGGAGTCGGCCGGCCTGTCGCGCTCGCAGGTCTACATTGCAAATGTGATCAAGTGCCGCCCGCCAAACAACCGCGATCCGGAGCCGGATGAGGTGGAAACCTGCAAGCCGTTTCTTCTGCAGCAGATTGCGGAGATCAAGCCAGCGTTGGTTTGTACGCTGGGCAACTGGGCAACACAGACAATACTGGAAAAGAAGGTACCCATCACAAAGGTGAAGGGCCAGGCGATCCAGCTGGACCGGTTTGTGGTCTTCCCTCTGCTCCATCCTGCCGCTGCGCTGCATCAAGGGAATCTGCTAGGAACCCTGAAGGAAGACTTTAATAAACTAAAGGCCTATCTGGACCGGCAGCAGGCGCCAACTCCGGTACCGCCGTCGTCACCACCTTCAGCCATACTGCCCCCGCCGTCGCAAATGGATTTATTTGGCGCGTGA
- a CDS encoding phosphatidate cytidylyltransferase: MTALVPERRFDSRRVYVALVFVPLFYALVRYAPAVGLFGLVALAALIAVTEFYRLALRTAQASPLIYLTGGAVTALLLITAQWPGLMPDRPLLTGILMVALCVPLIARRPQTHGLTDPALLAFGPLYIGLSLSHLLLTRALSDGEWLIFFVVLSTWAGDTGAYYAGMSLGRHKLAPSISPNKTVEGLVGGAVLAVIAAFMAREWFLPSFTAGDCLATGLLLTTAGVTGDLVESALKRGAGVKDSGTLLPGHGGILDRLDSLLFTAPVFYYYVTLVKG; the protein is encoded by the coding sequence GTGACCGCCCTCGTTCCCGAGCGCCGCTTTGACAGCCGACGCGTCTACGTTGCGCTGGTCTTCGTGCCCCTCTTCTATGCGCTTGTCCGGTATGCGCCAGCAGTTGGCCTCTTCGGATTAGTTGCTCTCGCCGCATTGATCGCCGTGACAGAGTTCTACCGGCTGGCCCTTCGCACTGCCCAGGCCTCTCCCCTCATCTATCTGACTGGAGGAGCCGTCACGGCGCTGCTGCTAATCACAGCGCAATGGCCGGGGCTTATGCCGGATCGGCCTCTGCTGACCGGCATCCTGATGGTCGCGCTCTGCGTTCCGCTGATCGCGCGACGGCCTCAAACGCACGGCCTGACGGACCCCGCGCTGCTGGCCTTTGGCCCCCTCTACATTGGTCTTTCGCTCAGCCATCTGCTCCTGACCCGTGCCCTCTCTGACGGAGAGTGGCTCATCTTTTTTGTGGTACTGAGCACCTGGGCAGGCGATACCGGCGCCTACTACGCCGGCATGAGCCTGGGCCGCCACAAACTGGCCCCGTCGATCAGCCCCAACAAAACGGTCGAGGGCCTTGTCGGAGGCGCGGTGCTGGCTGTCATCGCGGCCTTCATGGCCCGCGAATGGTTTCTGCCGTCTTTCACAGCAGGCGATTGCCTGGCCACTGGTCTGCTGCTGACGACCGCTGGCGTTACGGGCGACCTTGTGGAATCAGCGCTCAAGCGCGGCGCCGGCGTCAAAGATTCAGGCACCCTGCTGCCGGGACACGGCGGCATCCTCGATCGGCTGGATAGCTTGTTGTTCACCGCTCCGGTGTTTTACTATTATGTGACGCTCGTCAAAGGCTGA
- a CDS encoding TIGR02450 family Trp-rich protein, with amino-acid sequence MMPVHPKKLIGSKWTAVAPVNRETHFLVIGVCSPEDPLSPVEWIDLEAVYTKRVERIQWWALDDPLRWRQGWQ; translated from the coding sequence TTGATGCCAGTTCACCCGAAGAAATTAATAGGTTCAAAATGGACGGCGGTCGCGCCGGTCAACCGAGAAACGCACTTTCTCGTGATCGGGGTCTGCAGTCCGGAAGATCCACTGTCACCGGTCGAGTGGATTGATCTTGAGGCGGTGTATACTAAACGGGTCGAGCGCATTCAGTGGTGGGCGCTCGACGATCCGCTTCGATGGCGACAAGGCTGGCAGTAA